agctgtgtataaaaagtacaataaagACCCTTCTGTGCCGGCATTCTAACAATGACCATAATGGGATttggcaataataaataaataatgaaattttgCAAGTTTCcagtgtaaatgtatttaattgctGTGGGAAGCAGCGTCCGCCTGGGGTGTAGGGACTCCTGCATGgctcctgcccctcatgaatacagcatcaatacaggcagcactgtattcataagagGAATGGAGCTCTCTGCACTCTGAGACTTGAAGTGAGTGCAATGCAGGGTGTTATATGGAATTTGCACCCTGCACCCCCCATGCACAGAGTGGCTTGGGGGTAACTACTGGGGGCATTTTTAGAGGCACAGGTCTTCATTACTAAAGGGATATGGTGGCTTTGGGATGGTACAGGAGACACATAAGGTGCAGCATTTGCAGTCTTTGACCTGTAGTTCTGATAAAGCCCTTAGCATTGCACCCCCAGGCCTCACATAGcatatatagtagtatatattTTGGGCTGCTGAATATGTCACATGGCAGTGCTGACGTGTACGGTAACGGATATGCTAATTAGGTGCCTTTTGATTGGCTGCACAGCAGGACCATCGCCATGGAGTCATCTTGTGATGTCATCAACCAAGTTAACCTTAGGGCCAGAAATGACAGTTTTTTCAGTTGTGGCTTTGCAGTCAGAAGAGAAGGAGAGTTTTTCAGTTTTGGCTTTGCAGTCAGAAGAGAAGGAGAATATATCAGTTTTGGCTTTGCAGTCAAAAGAGAAGGAGAATTTTTCTTTGGaaaatttattttggttttcGGTGACCAAGACATGGGAAATTACATCTCTACGTTCGTAGACCCCATCATTGGCCTCAGAAGGAGAAGATTTCAGGCTCCATCAAAGTAAGAGAGTAGATAAAATATTGTAGCTATAGCCAGGAGAGGTGTCATTCATATTGGGCTTAAGCTGTATGGGAGCTCATATTaacttggtttgggaatgagggTCTggagcgcagggtctgcttcctctatagtcacacTAGTGAGAGTTTGTGTGCCCACTGCAATCTATTGGCAGAGCATGAGTGGGGGGTGTAGTTTTCTGTTCATGGGTCTGGGGAGGTTTCTATGCAGGAAGGGGGCCCTGTTGGGAATCTCAGCATTACTCTCACTCTCCTCTCTCACATATTCCCTATATTTTGTATGATTGCCTGTTCAAAGATAGCAAACAAGCCAAGCTGTTATGTCTCTGCCTGACTCAACATGGCTGAAGGGAGCTCCAACTGTCACTGCAAAAGTCAGTTGCTCCTCCAGCCTGTGCTTGCAAAGGGGCTTCAGATAACTAATAAGTCTGCAGATAGACAGATATACATAcacaaatgcatttctcaaaGTAATTTCATGTAGAGGTGTATTTCTTTTTGCTATTGCCGGGCTGGCAATCTGttgcttctggcaaatgccagaggggctgctgtaagttgcaacagagagtcactatttattgggctgtttgggcctcttcttgctgttggggcctctgtgtacctgaaatgccagagactattttgattctcagtccagacctggttacaAATGAATGTAAGGGGCAGAAATCACATTAGTATACTGTGCTCACTCCCCAATGAAAGGGCAAATAAACATTCCTAACAGATGTTATAGATCCACCTGATTGGATATTCATTCTCCCATGATGCACTGGCCCTAAATCAGCCCATGTGCCAATGTGTgccacatatttttttaaatgcaacccCTTGTGCTCTTGCCAAATCAtgattcctaatttggaaaaattaCTTTGCTTATAATAACCCTGATGCACCGATTCACATGTTGTATTGCTACCCAtgttggaaatggcagttggtTGGTTCAGTTATAAATGGCTGCTGAATTTTTATGGACATGCAAactttaataaagataaattcGTTATTTACATTGAGCCTGTCAATGTTGGAATCATTGAGTGTCTTCTCTGTTCTGTATCCATTAGTACAATTTGGCCCCAATAAAAGTAAACACAATACTCTATAGTAACAAGAGTTTATGTAAAAAACGAACAAGCCCtttatgaatttatatatatgatttaaGTGACCAGACTTATGACCCAAGGGGTGAACTGGAATCGGTAGCTTTCTGCATCCCTGTTTCTGTGTCCCTGTATTAGTGTTTCTCATTGACATTTCCTCCTTACCTCTCTGAAAGTGCCCATATCTTACACATCCCATCTCATGATAAGGATAAAGGTGCATATTCTCTctcatatatattatttctttaacCATGAGCtcattgcttttttcttttcttcctagATCTTCTCAAAAACATCCAGCGAGACATCGCAGCAGGTAGGTCATTTTTCACTGCTTTCAGGTGCCTATGTCTTTCAGATTCAGCATGTGCATAATGTCTCCTCACTGCTTATGTTCACATGTTTTATGTGTCTGTTTTATGTGTCTCACGTTTCATGCCACTACCAAactaatcatttttattaataacacCACATGGTCAAACTGATACTGTTACATAATTCCAGTGATCTGAATGCTTTCTAAGGTACAGATCCCTATTATGGTGCAATGCTATAATGTGATGCAAAGACTTGTGCCTGTCTCTGTTGGCCGCAGGGTGGCACATGGCATCTTATTGCACATAAAGAGTGAGAATGTGGGAATATAATATGCTATTGATCCTTTTACAGTGCTCCTTGAACCTGTGAGTGCAGCATTCtgcaccattaaaggagaaggaaacccactgggcacaaaacccctccccctctcctgtgttgccccccctccctcctcccccctggcctacctgtccccctgggcaaatgcccctaacttgttactcacccctctgcacaggtcctgtccacggagttcacagtcaccatcttctcccacgcgcgtcttcttcctgctttgaccagcgtcttctggcgcatgcgcagtaggaacagttaccggtacggatctactgcgcatgcgcagaatgtCACGAAGTAAAATCGGAAAACTtagtgacattcggcgcatgcgcagtagatccgtaccgctaactgttcctactgcgcatgcgccagaagacgccggtcaaagcaggaagaagacgcgagtgggagaagatggcgactgtgaactccgtggacaggacctgcgcagaggggtgagtaacaagttaggggcatttgcccagggggacaggtaggccaggggggaggggttttgcgcccacggggtttccttctcctttaaagcggcAGCTGGCACAAGAGTACAGAATACTGCTGCCCTGTATCAGTGTCAGGTACAAGGCCTGATTGGACATGTGTAGCGATTGCTGCAATTGTGAATTATACAGGTGATCAGACAGGTCTAATCCAAGGGAGATAGCAGATTGTTTCTGGGAGCACCAATTTtccatattcattttggggttaggGATCCCTATAAAGATTTAGCTCTAGGCCCTAGTGGCCAAATAGTTTTATCATTGTTTATATCAAAGCTATGTGCCCATTTGAGTTGCACCCCCAGTTACAAAATACCACTAATGAATTGGTCTTTCCTCATTAGCGCTCCAAAGCAGAATTTGGATTGGACGACCAACGGCGGGGAGCCAACGAGATGGATAGAGGCCGGATACCATGGGCCACAGACGAGACCATCTTATTCCAGGTATGTGCTACAATATTAGTACATAATAACATATTTTCAgctgttggtgttactgtttcctaAAGCATTATAGTACATTCTAGATATAGCATGTATTTGTGTGGCTCCATCAAAATGCAGAGGTAACTGGTATAGAGTATGTGATTAGTAtttataagggtcatttactacatgcagggcagggtgcaaagtgcaacaaaatgaATGggatttgcactttgcaccctgccctccCTGCACATAGGAAAATTGCTGTAGGTCTCTGCCCGCCAAGACATAGAGCAAAGACCTGCAGCTGcccctatgaatacagtgctgttggCATTTGGCAGCAGTGTATTTATGATGGGTGggaggcagggccggactgggagaaaaaagcagccctggcaaaaaaatcaaagcagcccacttcaggtatgggattggttatttggaaacccattatccagaaagctccaaattacggaaatgccttctcccatagactccattataatcaaacaatcatttctgtaataataaaacagtagcttgtacttgatccaaactaagatataattagtcttttttGGGAGCAAAATCtgattattgtgtttatttaatatttacatgattttctagtagacttaaaatatgaagatacaaattttggaaagttccattattcaaaaaacaccaggtctcgagcattctcgAGCAGGGCTGGTCTTACCAACTGTGGGCCCAATTGGAACCAGTTTGGCGGGGCCCCCTAAATTGAGTTTTTCCACCTGGCACAGGGTTCCAGGGCTGGGTGACGAAAAGTGACTGCCTTTCCTTTTGTCCCATGATAATTACTCATTTgacttatttatttctatagagttCAACTGAATACATAACACAGGAATTAAATTTTCACAATAtatgtgcatttttaaagaactaccctcaAACATTCCTGTTGTATGTTAAATAGTATATGGGAATAGCGATGTTGGCATGGTTTtctgttatctctctgtacagactatgagcaaacttagggggctgttcctgctgaattgtgctgtgACCATCTGACCATGGCCACTACGGAAGAAATATTGAATATAGATagctatacatttaaaaaaaaaaaaaaaaagacactgaagaaatataatttataaaacccaaaagacacagttgcaattccatgtataataccccagaattaaAAGCAGGATGAACACAGTGGAATGTATCCTTACTTGCCCAGCATTCTTTCTGCACTGATAGTCTGGGGGGGAGAGGGGAgaggatgaatctgcagcaccaGTGTCTGCCATCCATCCTGCCTGTCAGTTGAGTACTGGACAACACAGACATATACTGGCGCCTTTTTCCCTGCCTACAATTGGCTGCCATTTGTCCCATAGCTGAGAGCACACAGGGGGAAAGCTCCTCATCCCAGTCCCACCATTTGCTGAAACCCCACCCTCCTCAGTCTGTTAAAGCTGAGCAgtcaggacagaaaaaaaaaagaaaacatacacgGCCCTTGGGGTGGGCTCTTCAGACTGAAGATAGTGATCTGTTTGAATCACTGCTACTGTGCACACATGGGATCGTTCAGTGCGGGAGGaacaggggcgcttcgccaatgaggcgagttgaggctgtcgcctcaagcggcagcgccccactaggtaccagcaaaaatgccgctcctgctactttaagagccaaatttccggctcttctagcacagagagcgcagttaggttctctgcgctagcgtactggccctctctgtcgccctcgtggacccccctggaccccctcaggcgcaaaaaggtaagcgcacgggggaggggggcggcggcaactgctgctgcctcaggcggcggaggggccaggatcgcccctggggagGAAGTAAACTCCTTGATTTACTATGGTGCGGTGCACACTGCCCATGCGGCCCATTTACACTGCACAGGCAGCGGCCCAACGGGTATTTGCCCAAATTcgcagatggccagtccgggcctggtgtttGGATGCACAGGTTGAGGAGCACCTGCAGGCACAGTGTGAAATAGGGCTCTGTAAGGACAGGACTGCCCTGCACCTGCACCTCtgctctctgcacctcacagCAGTTCCAAACAATTTACAGAGCCGGGCCTGCCCACCAGGTGCGCATGGGCTAAAATAAGCTCACGCGCATGCGCAGCACACAATCGGCCAGAGCAGGGACCAGgctaggaggcagagaaggtacatgcctggcaccccccagcttttccccctaggcatgtgcctactctgcctacctatagttctggccctggcccaCCCTTACCTCCTTCTAATAGAAGTACACAATTATTTACCTCCTACCAAAAGCCAGTGAGAGGGATTGCTAAATACATCTTTGGTATTAAAAGAGTCTTGCCTATATTTATATGCTGGCCAGAGCTGAACCCTAAAGTACAGGTTTACCTTCTGAACCCCATAATTGTATTTAAACCCCTGAAATATAATCCGGTTTCTCTTTTTCAGCCTTCACTCAACCCCCCGCTTCACGAGGAGCATGAAGACCACGGCTCCACCTGTGTCCTCCTTGATATTTCCAATGGAGGAGCAGAAGAAGACAACCTCAGGCATTTATTGGCTAAGTCTGCCCCCTATGGGGCCACCAATAAGGTGAGTCAATGGAACAGATTAGGTTTTCCTTCAGCCAAGGGCACACAGGGCAGTGGCTCCACCACTCTTGGTTGCCTTCCCCAGCTAACCTTATTCCTTAGCCAGTAAAGTGCAGCTCAGCAAGGCAAAGAGATTTATCCTGAGATTATTGGGCAAATGGCATTGTCTGTATCTGGATGGAGCTCTGATATAAATGTCACacatagaagaaagaaagagcagCAGCAGTTTGTTTCCCCACTTTACCCTGTAATTTACAGAAAACAAAAGTGTAAACTGCCATACT
The Xenopus laevis strain J_2021 chromosome 9_10S, Xenopus_laevis_v10.1, whole genome shotgun sequence DNA segment above includes these coding regions:
- the LOC108702795 gene encoding uncharacterized protein LOC108702795 isoform X2, with translation MESSCDVINQVNLRARNDSFFSCGFAVRREGEFFSFGFAVRREGEYISFGFAVKREGEFFFGKFILVFGDQDMGNYISTFVDPIIGLRRRRFQAPSKSSQKHPARHRSSAPKQNLDWTTNGGEPTRWIEAGYHGPQTRPSYSSLHSTPRFTRSMKTTAPPVSSLIFPMEEQKKTTSGIYWLSLPPMGPPIRPMDLTAPLPRLRMPDYCQPIEIFPLPERERPQRQEPVAPSAFELMVRQKFLRMEREELERKAAAQEEYQRYRNTVLAEAQRLARKRRLNSMHERPAYAKKSCYSVSSYGTSWSS
- the LOC108702795 gene encoding uncharacterized protein LOC108702795 isoform X1 — protein: MESSCDVINQVNLRARNDSFFSCGFAVRREGEFFSFGFAVRREGEYISFGFAVKREGEFFFGKFILVFGDQDMGNYISTFVDPIIGLRRRRFQAPSKSSQKHPARHRSSAPKQNLDWTTNGGEPTRWIEAGYHGPQTRPSYSSLHSTPRFTRSMKTTAPPVSSLIFPMEEQKKTTSGIYWLSLPPMGPPIRPMDLTAPLPRLRMPDYCQPIEIFPLPERERPQRQEPVAPSAFELMVRQKFLRMEREELERKAAAQEEYQRYRNTVLAEAQRLARKRRLNSMHERPAYAKKSCYSVSSYGTRYVLYMNTLSLTQGYINI